One stretch of Amycolatopsis sp. NBC_00345 DNA includes these proteins:
- a CDS encoding SDR family NAD(P)-dependent oxidoreductase, whose protein sequence is MSEFEGLVAAVTGGASGIGLATAQLLAAKGARVAVLDLKPDDVPEPLTGFRCDVASDAEVTSAIDAVAERFGRLDVLVNNAGIGAQGDVTANSDDEWHRVFDVNVVGMVRLTRAALPHLKASPSAVVVNTCSIAAWAGLPSRALYSATKGAVLSLTLAMATDHLPDRVRVNCVCPGTADTPWVGRLLDTASDPAAERSALAARQPMGRLVTAGEVANAIAYLASPLSSSTTGTALAVDGGMYGLRPRGPVQN, encoded by the coding sequence CGGTCACCGGAGGTGCCTCGGGGATCGGCCTCGCCACGGCGCAGCTGCTCGCCGCGAAAGGCGCCCGCGTGGCCGTGCTCGACCTCAAGCCCGACGACGTGCCCGAGCCGCTCACCGGCTTCCGCTGCGACGTCGCCTCCGACGCCGAGGTGACGTCCGCGATCGACGCCGTGGCCGAGCGTTTCGGCCGGCTCGACGTGCTGGTGAACAACGCCGGCATCGGCGCGCAGGGCGACGTCACGGCCAACAGCGACGACGAGTGGCACCGCGTGTTCGACGTGAACGTGGTGGGCATGGTCCGCCTGACGCGCGCGGCGCTGCCGCACCTGAAGGCCTCGCCCTCGGCGGTCGTCGTGAACACCTGCTCCATCGCCGCGTGGGCCGGTCTGCCTTCGCGGGCGCTGTACTCGGCGACGAAGGGCGCGGTGCTGTCGCTGACCCTGGCGATGGCGACGGACCACCTGCCGGACCGGGTCCGGGTGAACTGCGTGTGCCCCGGCACCGCGGACACCCCCTGGGTCGGCCGGCTGCTGGACACCGCGTCGGACCCGGCGGCCGAGCGCAGCGCACTCGCCGCGCGTCAGCCGATGGGCCGGCTCGTGACCGCCGGCGAGGTGGCGAACGCGATCGCCTACCTCGCCAGCCCGCTTTCCAGCTCCACCACCGGCACCGCGCTCGCGGTGGACGGCGGCATGTACGGCCTGCGCCCGCGCGGACCCGTGCAGAACTGA